A genomic segment from Nicotiana tabacum cultivar K326 chromosome 7, ASM71507v2, whole genome shotgun sequence encodes:
- the LOC142162168 gene encoding uncharacterized protein LOC142162168, which translates to MGLLQPVPPNRQNPESPSYQPGARCAYHSEVEGHDTESCWTLKRVVKNLIEQKRIVLKDEDIPNVTNNPLPAHNNGPIIGMICEDKEFDPVLKAIIAIADIEKKPKTYAKQEKGDKKSKTPPQNTEKAMETKTEVVPSKDVIIYVPRGSKKGQVTLSPPRRFELNKGSKMYVPKGTYAERGPIISPRLNEPMIIGRASQRPMTDPTTVPWNYNKAVVTYKGKEILGGVNEANPTEKYFNLEELSDSRKRHFPPKKPKVLIKTLNEAYVPIETTVEQLERMAERFFMINQISFSKNDLPPEGAAHNKALHLTVKCEGYYVKRVMLDGGSGVDICPLSTLQRMEIEIGRINLIAYVFVPLTASKGTPLGEIDLILAIGPVDFEVTFQVLDMDTSYNFLL; encoded by the exons atgggtttgttacaACCTGTACCTCCAAATAGGCAAAACCCAGAGTCACCCTCTTACCAACCTGGTGCCCGATGTGCCTATCACTCTGAAGTGGAAGGGCATGACACTGAGAGCTGTTGGACTTTGAAAAGGGTTGTTAAAAACCTCATAGAACAGAAACGGATAGTGTTAAAGGACGAAGACATTCCTAATGTGACTAACAACCCGTTACCGGCTCACAACAATGGACCGATTATTGGGATGATCTgcgaagataaagagtttgatccTGTCTTGAAAGCCATCATTGCAATCGCCGACATTGAGAAAAAGCCCAAGACGTATGCAAAGCAAGAAAAGGGGGACAAGAAGAGTAAAACCCCCCCTCAAAACACAGAAAAAGCAATGGAAACCAAAACTGAGGTAGTGCCCTCAAAAGATGTCATCATTTATGTTCCCCGAGGTTCGAAGAAAGGACAAGTAACATTGAGCCCTCCAAGAAGGTTTGAACTGAACAAAGGATCTAAAATGTACGTGCCCAAAGGGACCTATGCGGAACGGGGGCCAATAATTTCACCGAGGCTGAATGAGCCCATGATTATTGGACGCGCGTCGCAGAGGCCCATGACAGATCCTACTACCGTCCCATGGAATTATAACAAGgcggtagtaacctacaaaggaaaagaaatcctggGAGGAGTAAATGAAGCTAACCCAACTGAGAAATACTTCAACCTGGAGGAGTTGAGTGATTCTAGAAAGAGGCATTTTCCACCCAAAAAACCC aaagtgttgatCAAGACCCTCAACGAAGCTTACGTCCCAATTGAAACTACCGTGGAACAGCTAGAGAGGATGGCGGAAAGATTCTTCATGATCAATCAGATTTCCTTTAGCAAAAATGATCTGCCCCCGGAAGGGGCCGCCCACAACAAAGCCCTCCACCTAACGGTTAAATGTGAAGGGTACTATGTGAAGAGGGTCATGCTGGACGGCGGGTCCGGAGTAGATATCTGTCCCCTTTCGACtctgcaaagaatggagatcgaGATAGGAAGAATCAACCTAATAGCGTATGTGTTCGTGCCTTTGACGGCATCAAAAGGGACACCCCTAGGCGAGATCGATTTGATTTTGGCTATCGGACCTGTCGATTTTGAGGTGACTTTTCAGGTTTTGGATATGGATActtcctacaatttcctcctatga